From Micromonospora rifamycinica, a single genomic window includes:
- a CDS encoding DUF4352 domain-containing protein, with protein sequence MSQPQPPSGPQDPDQPPSGAAQPFPPASDRPKPVDPTAALPPVPEPPPSYSTDPYAPPSPYAPPPVSGVPQPASGQPYPSYQPGTAPPPVSGGGYPPVSGGGYPPSAPGYSPVSGAGYPAPAPGYPPVSGAGYPPPPGGPGGPGYQWGPPPAASSGKKVWIIIGVVVAVVLLLCCGGLVVAAVAGSQRADEAAEETDRPVPAPDVTRVPGLPGDRPSAGPSSTDDETFNLRAGETLVINDDDGTIEITVRSFTTSSKGCRSFAPPPNKGMYLIADVTATVTKGTASINPFYFQWVADDGTTVNGLAGALSGCGGDMLDSGSGMRAGSKRSGAVVFDVADKSGAVEYQHRFEAAGSWKP encoded by the coding sequence GTGAGCCAGCCCCAACCCCCGTCCGGGCCGCAGGACCCCGACCAGCCGCCCTCCGGGGCGGCGCAGCCGTTCCCGCCGGCATCCGACCGACCGAAGCCGGTGGACCCCACCGCCGCGCTGCCACCGGTCCCGGAGCCGCCGCCTTCCTACTCCACCGACCCGTACGCGCCACCGTCGCCGTACGCGCCACCGCCGGTCTCCGGCGTTCCGCAACCGGCGTCCGGGCAGCCCTACCCGTCGTACCAGCCGGGCACGGCACCCCCGCCGGTCTCGGGCGGGGGCTACCCGCCGGTCTCGGGCGGGGGCTACCCGCCGTCCGCCCCGGGCTATTCGCCGGTCTCCGGTGCGGGGTATCCGGCGCCCGCCCCTGGCTATCCGCCGGTCTCCGGTGCCGGATACCCGCCGCCGCCCGGCGGGCCGGGTGGACCCGGCTACCAGTGGGGACCGCCTCCGGCCGCCTCGTCGGGCAAGAAGGTCTGGATCATCATCGGCGTGGTGGTCGCCGTGGTGCTGCTGCTCTGCTGCGGTGGCCTCGTCGTCGCGGCGGTGGCCGGGAGCCAGCGGGCCGACGAGGCGGCCGAGGAGACCGACCGACCGGTGCCGGCCCCCGACGTCACCAGGGTGCCGGGGCTGCCCGGCGACCGACCGTCGGCCGGGCCGTCGTCCACCGACGACGAGACGTTCAACCTCAGGGCCGGCGAGACGCTGGTGATCAACGACGACGACGGGACCATCGAGATCACCGTCCGGAGTTTCACCACCTCGTCCAAGGGCTGCCGCTCGTTCGCCCCGCCGCCGAACAAGGGTATGTACCTGATCGCCGACGTCACCGCCACGGTGACCAAGGGCACGGCATCGATCAATCCGTTCTACTTCCAGTGGGTGGCCGACGACGGCACCACGGTCAACGGGCTGGCCGGCGCGCTGTCCGGCTGCGGCGGCGACATGCTCGACTCGGGCAGCGGCATGCGGGCCGGCAGCAAGCGGTCCGGCGCGGTGGTCTTCGACGTGGCCGACAAGTCGGGCGCGGTCGAATACCAGCACAGGTTCGAGGCGGCCGGTTCCTGGAAGCCCTGA
- a CDS encoding 4'-phosphopantetheinyl transferase family protein, which yields MRDLLPAAVSVAVAETADWVGELLPAERAGLGERAVESRRRDFTAGRVCARRAMTALGLPAAPVPAAPNRAPVWPAGLVGTITHTRGYCAAAVARHADLRAVGMDAERDKELNAGVRRLIMCPEEEDHLARLPGGVNWPVVVFSAKETVYKVWHPVVGSWLDFLDATVELEPDTGVFTARISPARVSAATVADPPALVTGRFAVEGDLVRTAAVLPLR from the coding sequence ATGCGTGACCTGCTGCCGGCGGCGGTCTCGGTGGCGGTGGCCGAGACGGCCGACTGGGTGGGTGAGCTGCTCCCGGCGGAGCGGGCCGGGCTGGGCGAGCGGGCGGTGGAGAGCCGACGGCGGGACTTCACCGCCGGGCGGGTCTGCGCCCGCCGGGCGATGACCGCCCTCGGTTTGCCGGCCGCCCCGGTCCCGGCCGCGCCCAACCGCGCGCCGGTCTGGCCGGCGGGGCTGGTCGGCACCATCACCCACACCCGGGGCTACTGCGCCGCCGCCGTCGCCCGCCACGCCGACCTGCGCGCGGTCGGCATGGACGCCGAGCGGGACAAGGAACTCAACGCCGGGGTACGCCGGCTGATCATGTGCCCCGAGGAGGAGGACCACCTGGCCCGGCTGCCCGGCGGGGTGAACTGGCCGGTGGTGGTGTTCAGCGCCAAGGAGACCGTCTACAAGGTCTGGCACCCCGTGGTCGGGTCCTGGTTGGATTTCCTCGACGCCACCGTCGAGCTGGAACCGGACACCGGCGTCTTCACCGCCCGGATCAGCCCGGCACGGGTGTCGGCGGCCACCGTGGCCGACCCGCCCGCCCTGGTCACCGGCCGGTTCGCGGTCGAGGGCGACCTGGTCCGCACGGCGGCCGTGCTGCCCCTGCGCTGA
- the metG gene encoding methionine--tRNA ligase, with product MSHVLAAVAWPYANGPRHIGHVSGFGVPSDVFARYMRMAGHDVLMVSGTDEHGTPIQVQADAEGVTPRELADRYNRVIAEDLLALGLSYDLFTRTTTRNHYAVVQELFTGLHRNGYIVPKVTTGAISPSTGRTLPDRYIEGTCPICGYDSARGDQCDNCGNQLDPIDLIDPKSKINGETPEFVETEHFFLDLPALADALRQWLDTRDGWRPNVLRFSRNLLDDLQPRAITRDLEWGVPIPLEGWQERGDKRIYVWFDAVIGYLSASIEWARRTGDPDAWRRWWSADGEGKDSPGYYFMGKDNIVFHSVIWPALLGGYSGAGSHDGQPGELGRLNLPTEVVSSEYLTMEGRKFSSSRKVVIYVRDFLERYDADALRYFIAVAGPESNDTDFTWAEFLRRNNDELVAGWGNLVNRSVSMAAKNFGEIPPVDPAGLTEADEALLAVARAGFATVGDLIARHRQKQAIGEAMKVVAEANRYLSEQAPWKLKAEADKPRMGTILHVALQVVSDANTLLTPFLPHSAQQIHELLGGTGVHAPMPVLEEVDDLDGGPGYPVLTGDYTVGARWESVPLPAGRPLAAPKPVFRKLDPSIVEEELARLEG from the coding sequence ATGAGTCACGTTCTCGCCGCGGTCGCCTGGCCCTACGCCAACGGTCCGCGCCACATCGGCCACGTGTCCGGCTTCGGCGTTCCCTCCGACGTCTTCGCCCGGTACATGCGGATGGCCGGCCACGACGTGCTCATGGTCTCCGGCACCGACGAGCACGGCACCCCGATCCAGGTGCAGGCCGACGCCGAGGGGGTCACCCCCCGCGAGCTGGCCGACCGCTACAACCGGGTGATCGCCGAGGACCTGTTGGCGCTGGGGCTGTCGTACGACCTGTTCACCCGCACCACCACCCGCAACCACTACGCGGTGGTGCAGGAGCTCTTCACCGGGCTGCACCGCAACGGCTACATCGTCCCCAAGGTCACCACCGGGGCGATCTCCCCGTCCACCGGGCGGACCCTGCCCGACCGCTACATCGAGGGCACCTGCCCGATCTGCGGCTACGACAGCGCCCGCGGCGACCAGTGCGACAACTGCGGCAACCAGCTCGACCCGATCGACCTGATCGACCCCAAGTCCAAGATCAACGGCGAGACGCCGGAGTTCGTGGAGACCGAGCACTTCTTCCTCGACCTGCCCGCCCTCGCCGATGCGCTGCGCCAGTGGCTGGACACCAGGGACGGCTGGCGGCCCAACGTGCTGCGCTTCTCCCGCAACCTGCTCGACGACCTCCAGCCCCGGGCCATCACCCGGGACCTGGAATGGGGCGTGCCGATCCCGCTGGAGGGCTGGCAGGAGCGCGGCGACAAGCGGATCTACGTCTGGTTCGACGCGGTGATCGGCTACCTCTCCGCGTCGATCGAGTGGGCCCGGCGCACCGGCGACCCGGACGCGTGGCGCCGGTGGTGGTCGGCCGACGGGGAGGGCAAGGACTCCCCGGGCTACTACTTCATGGGCAAGGACAACATCGTCTTCCACTCGGTGATCTGGCCGGCGCTGCTCGGTGGGTACTCCGGGGCCGGCTCCCACGACGGCCAGCCCGGTGAGCTGGGCCGGCTCAACCTGCCCACTGAGGTCGTCTCCAGCGAGTACCTGACCATGGAGGGGCGCAAGTTCTCCTCCTCCCGCAAGGTGGTCATCTACGTCCGCGACTTCCTGGAACGCTACGACGCCGACGCGCTGCGCTACTTCATCGCCGTCGCCGGCCCGGAGAGCAACGACACCGACTTCACCTGGGCCGAGTTCCTCCGCCGCAACAACGACGAACTCGTCGCCGGCTGGGGCAACCTGGTCAACCGCTCGGTCTCCATGGCGGCCAAGAACTTCGGCGAGATCCCGCCGGTCGACCCGGCCGGGCTCACCGAGGCCGACGAGGCGCTGCTCGCGGTGGCCCGCGCCGGCTTCGCCACGGTCGGCGACCTGATCGCCAGGCACCGGCAGAAGCAGGCCATCGGCGAGGCGATGAAGGTCGTCGCCGAGGCCAACCGGTACCTGTCCGAACAGGCCCCCTGGAAGCTCAAGGCCGAAGCCGACAAGCCCCGGATGGGCACCATCCTGCACGTCGCCCTCCAGGTGGTCAGCGACGCCAACACCCTGCTCACGCCGTTCCTGCCGCACTCCGCGCAGCAGATCCACGAGCTGCTCGGCGGCACCGGCGTGCACGCCCCGATGCCGGTGCTCGAAGAGGTCGACGACCTCGACGGCGGGCCGGGCTACCCGGTGCTGACCGGCGACTACACGGTCGGCGCCCGCTGGGAGTCCGTGCCGCTGCCCGCCGGTCGGCCGCTCGCCGCGCCGAAACCGGTCTTCCGCAAGCTCGACCCGTCCATCGTCGAGGAGGAGCTGGCCCGGCTGGAGGGCTGA
- the rsmI gene encoding 16S rRNA (cytidine(1402)-2'-O)-methyltransferase — MSETGRLILLGAPLGNPADASPRLRDALATADVVAAEDTRRLLRLARDLDVTVGGRIVSYFEGNEERRTPELVDVLREGYLVALVTDGGMPSVSDPGYRLVTAALDAGVPVTAAPGPSAVTTALALSGLPCDRFCFEGFLPRTPGGRRARLAALATEPRTLVLFEAPHRIAAALADLAAAFGVDRPAALCRELTKTYEEVVRRPLGELAEWAARGEPRGEITLVVAGAPETPAERPDDDTLRAAVAEREAAGTSRRDAITEVATGYGLRRRDVYTVVHR, encoded by the coding sequence ATGTCCGAGACTGGACGCCTGATTCTGCTCGGTGCGCCGTTGGGCAACCCCGCTGACGCGTCCCCCCGGCTCCGTGACGCCCTCGCCACCGCCGACGTGGTCGCCGCCGAGGACACCCGCCGGCTCCTCCGGCTCGCCCGCGATCTCGACGTCACCGTCGGCGGCCGGATCGTCTCCTACTTCGAGGGCAACGAGGAGCGGCGTACCCCCGAACTGGTCGACGTGCTCCGCGAGGGCTACCTGGTCGCCCTGGTCACCGACGGCGGCATGCCCAGCGTCTCCGACCCCGGGTACCGGCTGGTCACCGCCGCGCTCGACGCCGGGGTGCCGGTCACCGCGGCACCCGGCCCGAGCGCCGTGACCACCGCCCTGGCCCTGTCCGGGCTGCCCTGCGACCGGTTCTGCTTCGAGGGCTTCCTGCCCCGTACACCCGGCGGCCGCCGGGCCCGGTTGGCGGCCCTCGCCACCGAACCGCGCACCCTGGTCCTCTTCGAGGCCCCGCACCGGATCGCCGCCGCCCTGGCCGACCTGGCCGCCGCGTTCGGCGTCGACCGGCCCGCCGCGCTCTGCCGCGAGCTGACCAAGACCTACGAGGAGGTCGTCCGCCGGCCACTCGGCGAACTCGCCGAGTGGGCCGCCCGGGGCGAGCCGCGCGGCGAGATCACCCTGGTCGTCGCGGGGGCGCCGGAAACCCCCGCCGAGCGCCCCGACGACGACACGCTGCGCGCCGCGGTGGCCGAGCGGGAGGCCGCCGGGACGTCCCGGCGGGACGCGATCACCGAGGTGGCCACCGGGTACGGGCTGCGCCGTCGGGACGTCTACACCGTCGTGCACCGCTGA
- a CDS encoding alpha/beta fold hydrolase: MPFITVGTENSAPIDLYYEDHGQGQPIVLIHGFPFNGATWEKMSGPLLAAGYRVITYDRRGFGSSAQPAMGYDYDTFAADLDVLMTELDLRDAILVGHSMGTGEVTRYLGAYGSNRVDRAVLMAPLAPYLLQTKDNPEGVEKSLFDGFQQAIIADRFAYLTQFCDAFFNYSENKGRWVSEEAYRAHWQIGAQASAKGTHDSVDAWQTDFRGDVPNIDVPVLIIQGDQDNVLPYPKTGQRLAPMLPDGRLVTLQGAPHGIPWTHPAEVNQALMEFIGAPSMVRA; encoded by the coding sequence ATGCCCTTCATCACCGTGGGTACGGAGAACTCCGCCCCGATCGACCTGTACTACGAGGACCACGGCCAGGGTCAGCCGATCGTGCTGATCCACGGCTTCCCGTTCAACGGGGCGACCTGGGAGAAGATGTCCGGTCCGCTGCTCGCGGCCGGGTACCGGGTGATCACCTACGACCGGCGGGGCTTCGGCAGTTCGGCCCAGCCGGCCATGGGTTACGACTACGACACCTTCGCCGCCGATCTCGACGTGCTGATGACCGAGTTGGACCTGCGTGACGCGATCCTGGTGGGCCACTCGATGGGCACCGGTGAGGTGACCCGCTACCTGGGCGCGTACGGGTCGAACCGGGTGGACCGGGCGGTGCTGATGGCGCCGTTGGCGCCGTACCTGTTGCAGACGAAGGACAACCCGGAGGGTGTCGAGAAGAGCCTCTTCGACGGGTTCCAGCAGGCGATCATCGCGGACCGGTTCGCCTACCTGACCCAGTTCTGCGACGCGTTCTTCAACTACAGCGAGAACAAGGGCAGGTGGGTCAGCGAGGAGGCCTACCGGGCGCACTGGCAGATCGGCGCGCAGGCGTCGGCGAAGGGCACCCACGACTCGGTGGACGCCTGGCAGACCGACTTCCGGGGTGACGTTCCGAACATCGACGTCCCGGTGCTGATCATCCAGGGTGACCAGGACAACGTGCTGCCGTACCCGAAGACGGGTCAGCGGTTGGCGCCGATGCTGCCCGACGGCAGGCTGGTCACGCTGCAGGGCGCCCCGCACGGCATTCCGTGGACCCATCCCGCCGAGGTGAACCAGGCGCTGATGGAGTTCATCGGCGCACCGTCGATGGTCCGCGCCTGA
- a CDS encoding TatD family hydrolase — protein sequence MLTSMTGPTETRKQRAARRAGEFPPAPPPLPRPVLDSHTHLDITVSEAGVPGGGDAADPVAAAVEVAAAVGVDRLVQVGVDVASSRWGADVADRYPAVLATVALHPNEAPRLADLDAALREIETLAARDRVRGVGETGMDFFRTGDDGRAAQEESFRAHIAIAKRYGKALVIHDRDAHADVLRILDDEGAPDTVVLHCFSGDADFARECVRRGHLLSFAGTVTFGSAAALREAAALTPIDQLLVETDAPYLTPMPHRGRPNASYLIPLTVRSLAETTGTDLDELCAAISATGDRAFGPW from the coding sequence ATGCTGACCTCGATGACCGGACCGACCGAAACCCGTAAGCAGCGCGCCGCCCGCCGGGCCGGGGAGTTCCCGCCCGCCCCGCCGCCGCTGCCCCGTCCCGTGCTGGACAGCCACACCCACCTCGACATCACCGTCAGCGAGGCCGGGGTGCCCGGCGGGGGCGACGCCGCCGACCCGGTGGCCGCGGCGGTCGAGGTGGCCGCCGCCGTCGGCGTGGACCGGCTGGTCCAGGTCGGCGTGGACGTAGCCTCGTCCCGCTGGGGCGCCGACGTCGCCGACCGGTACCCGGCGGTGCTCGCCACCGTGGCGCTGCACCCCAACGAGGCCCCCCGGCTGGCCGACCTGGACGCCGCGCTGCGCGAGATCGAGACGCTGGCCGCCCGGGACCGGGTCCGGGGCGTCGGCGAGACCGGCATGGACTTCTTCCGCACCGGCGACGACGGTCGGGCCGCCCAGGAGGAGAGCTTCCGGGCGCACATCGCCATCGCCAAGCGGTACGGCAAGGCCCTGGTCATCCACGACCGGGACGCCCACGCCGACGTGCTGCGGATCCTCGACGACGAGGGCGCCCCGGACACGGTGGTGCTGCACTGCTTCTCCGGCGACGCCGACTTCGCCCGCGAGTGCGTCCGCCGGGGTCACCTGCTCAGCTTCGCCGGCACCGTCACCTTCGGCAGCGCCGCCGCGCTACGCGAGGCCGCCGCGCTCACCCCGATCGACCAGCTCCTCGTCGAGACCGACGCGCCCTACCTGACCCCGATGCCGCACCGGGGCCGGCCCAACGCGTCGTACCTGATCCCGCTGACGGTCCGGTCGCTGGCCGAGACCACCGGGACCGACCTCGACGAGCTGTGCGCCGCGATCTCCGCCACCGGCGACCGGGCCTTCGGACCGTGGTGA
- a CDS encoding VWA domain-containing protein: MINTRRRSTAVLIGLLAATSLTGPAPARADDEEPVEPPKVELVLDVSGSMRAADIDGRSRISVAQQAFNEVVDALPGETQLGIRVLGATYRGKDKKQGCLDTQQIVPVGPVDRTAAKAAVATLRPTGFTPVGLALRSAARDLGTGTTARRIVLITDGEDTCAPPDPCEVARELAAQGTKLVVDTLGLAPDEKVRRQLLCIATATGGTYTAAQSADELTGRIKQLVDRAKETYTAAPAVVTGRAECANAPLLAPGVYADREEFSEHRWYRVPVRPGQELRASVSVALDRPVNPDHAVLLRATATDGRELVRGVDAGSGRTDVVSAGLRWSGTADGATPSPSATDAPVPATTVCLVVSNAFAPRPGTRAAPGMPVELTIDVVASSPAPAAPDLGRGWVLLLLLTLAGLLTGLVVGLLTRWWVATWRTN, from the coding sequence GTGATCAACACGAGACGACGATCGACGGCCGTCCTGATCGGACTGTTGGCGGCGACCTCGCTGACCGGCCCCGCACCGGCCCGCGCCGATGACGAGGAACCCGTCGAGCCGCCCAAGGTGGAGCTGGTGCTCGACGTGAGCGGGTCGATGCGGGCCGCCGACATCGACGGACGCAGCCGGATCTCGGTCGCCCAGCAGGCCTTCAACGAGGTGGTCGACGCACTGCCCGGGGAGACCCAGCTCGGCATCCGGGTGCTCGGCGCGACCTACCGGGGCAAGGACAAGAAGCAGGGCTGCCTGGACACCCAGCAGATCGTGCCGGTCGGGCCGGTGGACCGCACCGCGGCCAAGGCGGCGGTGGCGACCCTGCGGCCGACCGGCTTCACCCCGGTCGGGCTGGCCCTGCGCTCCGCCGCCCGGGACCTCGGCACCGGCACGACCGCCCGCCGGATCGTGCTGATCACCGACGGCGAGGACACCTGCGCCCCGCCCGACCCGTGCGAGGTGGCCCGGGAGCTGGCCGCCCAGGGCACCAAACTGGTGGTCGACACGCTCGGCCTGGCCCCCGACGAGAAGGTCCGCAGGCAGCTGCTCTGCATCGCCACCGCGACCGGCGGCACCTACACCGCGGCGCAGAGCGCCGACGAGCTGACCGGCCGGATCAAGCAGCTGGTCGACCGGGCCAAGGAGACGTACACCGCCGCCCCGGCCGTGGTGACCGGGCGGGCGGAGTGCGCGAACGCGCCGCTGCTCGCCCCCGGCGTATACGCCGACCGGGAGGAGTTCTCCGAGCACCGCTGGTACCGGGTGCCCGTCCGGCCGGGGCAGGAGCTGCGCGCCTCGGTCAGTGTGGCGCTGGACCGGCCGGTCAACCCGGACCACGCGGTGCTGCTGCGGGCCACCGCCACCGACGGCCGGGAACTGGTCCGGGGGGTCGACGCCGGCAGCGGTCGTACCGACGTGGTGTCGGCGGGGTTGCGCTGGTCGGGGACGGCGGACGGGGCGACACCTAGCCCGTCGGCCACCGACGCGCCGGTGCCGGCCACCACGGTCTGCCTGGTGGTCAGCAACGCCTTCGCCCCCCGCCCGGGAACCCGGGCCGCACCCGGCATGCCGGTCGAGCTGACCATCGACGTGGTCGCCTCCTCGCCCGCCCCGGCCGCGCCGGACCTCGGGCGCGGCTGGGTGCTGCTGCTCCTGCTCACCCTGGCCGGGCTGCTCACCGGCCTGGTCGTCGGGCTGCTCACCCGCTGGTGGGTGGCGACGTGGAGGACGAACTGA
- a CDS encoding dolichyl-phosphate-mannose--protein mannosyltransferase — MTSASTAQGASADRSDPEAPPPEGGGGGVPAIVRRRLATVENRLDVNSWIATAVVVAIAAVLRLLGLSSPKGKIFDEIYYARDAYGLIDRGVEWNYKDNGPSYVVHPPLGKWLIGLGEWAFGYQDAETNISVPGHLMTTAPEFGWRIGAALAGILSVLMLTRIARRMFRSTTLGCAAGLLLALDGFHLVLSRTALLDIFLLLFVLAAFGALVLDRDARRRRWARALDAGLDPTAPGRAGRPAGGWRNWPWWRLLAGVLLGCACAVKWSGIYFVPAFGLLALLWEVGVRRSAGVRRPWRDALLDELPWLVLAGLLVVGTYVATWSGWLLSDEGYYRSAARYPNLPGLNDTPIIGSLTNLFQYHKAAFEFHTGLETAHKYQSWPWQWLLLGRPVAFHWSGDGACGAPTCASEILLLGTPLLWWSFLPALGATLWLGVARRDWRAGAILVTVAAGLLPWFWYALDGRTMFSFYAAPALPFLVLAVVYVLGAIATPTTTGPTSPARATPAPDDPLPDSSAPDGPAPDGSAPDGREPVAVGVAEADAATAEEIADRRLIGGVIVGAYVLLVALCFAYFYPIFVGNLLPYDDWSARMWLDGRWI, encoded by the coding sequence GTGACGAGTGCGTCGACAGCACAGGGTGCGAGCGCGGACCGATCCGACCCGGAGGCACCCCCTCCCGAGGGCGGCGGAGGTGGCGTGCCGGCGATCGTCCGCCGCCGGCTCGCCACCGTCGAGAACCGGCTGGACGTGAACTCGTGGATCGCCACCGCCGTGGTGGTGGCGATCGCCGCCGTCCTGCGCCTGCTCGGGCTGAGCAGCCCGAAGGGCAAGATCTTCGACGAGATCTACTACGCCCGGGACGCCTACGGCCTGATCGACCGGGGCGTCGAGTGGAACTACAAGGACAACGGCCCGTCCTACGTGGTCCACCCGCCGCTGGGCAAGTGGCTGATCGGGCTCGGCGAGTGGGCCTTCGGCTACCAGGACGCGGAGACCAACATCTCCGTGCCGGGCCACCTGATGACCACCGCCCCGGAGTTCGGCTGGCGGATCGGCGCGGCGCTGGCCGGCATCCTCTCGGTGCTGATGCTGACCCGGATCGCCCGCCGGATGTTCCGTTCCACCACGCTCGGATGCGCCGCCGGCCTGCTGCTCGCCTTGGACGGCTTCCACCTGGTGCTCTCCCGTACCGCGCTGCTCGACATCTTCCTGCTGCTGTTCGTGCTCGCCGCCTTCGGCGCGCTGGTGCTCGACCGGGACGCCCGGCGGCGGCGCTGGGCCCGCGCACTCGACGCGGGGCTCGACCCGACCGCCCCCGGCCGGGCCGGTCGCCCCGCCGGTGGCTGGCGGAACTGGCCCTGGTGGCGGCTGCTCGCCGGGGTGCTGCTCGGCTGCGCGTGCGCGGTGAAGTGGAGCGGGATCTACTTCGTGCCGGCCTTCGGGCTGCTGGCCCTGCTCTGGGAGGTCGGCGTCCGCCGGTCGGCCGGGGTACGCCGGCCGTGGCGGGACGCGCTCCTCGACGAGCTGCCCTGGCTGGTGCTCGCCGGACTGCTGGTGGTCGGGACGTACGTGGCGACCTGGTCGGGCTGGCTGCTCTCCGACGAGGGCTACTACCGGTCCGCGGCCCGGTACCCCAACCTCCCGGGGCTCAATGACACCCCGATCATCGGCTCGCTGACCAACCTGTTCCAGTACCACAAGGCGGCGTTCGAGTTCCACACCGGTTTGGAGACGGCGCACAAGTACCAGTCGTGGCCCTGGCAGTGGCTGCTGCTGGGTCGACCGGTGGCGTTCCACTGGTCGGGCGACGGCGCGTGCGGCGCTCCGACCTGCGCCTCGGAGATCCTGCTGCTGGGCACGCCACTGCTCTGGTGGTCGTTCCTGCCGGCCCTGGGGGCCACCCTCTGGCTCGGTGTGGCGCGGCGGGACTGGCGGGCCGGGGCGATCCTGGTGACCGTGGCGGCCGGCCTGCTGCCCTGGTTCTGGTACGCCCTCGACGGCCGGACGATGTTCTCCTTCTACGCCGCCCCGGCGCTGCCGTTCCTGGTGCTGGCGGTGGTCTACGTGCTCGGCGCGATCGCCACCCCCACCACCACCGGCCCCACCAGCCCGGCCCGGGCCACCCCGGCACCGGACGACCCCCTCCCCGACAGCTCCGCACCGGACGGCCCAGCACCGGACGGCTCCGCACCGGACGGCCGGGAACCGGTCGCGGTGGGTGTCGCGGAGGCCGATGCGGCCACCGCCGAGGAGATCGCCGACCGGCGACTGATCGGTGGGGTCATCGTCGGCGCCTACGTGCTGCTGGTGGCGCTCTGCTTCGCGTACTTCTACCCGATCTTCGTCGGCAACCTCCTGCCGTACGACGACTGGTCCGCCCGGATGTGGCTGGACGGTCGCTGGATCTGA
- a CDS encoding peptidase has product MRTPIIRTGAALAAAGLALLVAPRPATAAPTPSPGATPVTRAGTSFLTATVIAAGQPVRVSASTGDFLYWSFPATAGQRHEVTATVSLPKARTGASTWTVEVFDGLRRRQACTAGAQTPTVTASAGSVALGCTLRQVRSWAEPWSADPLPGTYFVRLSVTELPEPDLGQPVDVELLVSAEGEGSRDDGELRAPLVPNTRAGTVLTGEPAAAPAESDDDWFDGDWLPTLGSRWAWSTVGGALAAVAGVVGFALTRRPRRR; this is encoded by the coding sequence ATGCGTACCCCGATCATCCGGACCGGCGCGGCGCTGGCCGCCGCCGGACTGGCCCTGCTCGTCGCCCCCCGCCCGGCCACCGCCGCGCCCACCCCCTCCCCCGGCGCCACCCCGGTCACCCGGGCCGGGACGTCCTTCCTCACCGCCACCGTCATCGCGGCCGGTCAACCGGTCCGGGTGAGCGCCTCCACCGGCGACTTCCTGTACTGGTCGTTCCCGGCGACGGCGGGGCAACGGCACGAGGTCACCGCTACGGTGTCCCTGCCCAAGGCCCGCACCGGCGCGTCCACCTGGACGGTGGAGGTCTTCGACGGGCTGCGTCGCCGGCAGGCCTGCACGGCCGGGGCGCAGACCCCGACGGTGACCGCGTCGGCGGGCAGCGTGGCGCTGGGCTGCACGCTGCGTCAGGTGCGCTCCTGGGCGGAACCGTGGTCGGCCGACCCGCTGCCCGGCACCTACTTCGTCCGGCTGTCCGTGACCGAGCTGCCCGAACCCGACCTGGGGCAGCCGGTCGACGTGGAGCTGCTGGTGTCCGCCGAGGGCGAGGGCTCGCGCGACGACGGCGAGTTGCGGGCGCCGCTGGTGCCGAACACCCGGGCCGGCACGGTGCTGACCGGTGAGCCGGCAGCCGCCCCCGCCGAGTCCGACGACGACTGGTTCGACGGCGACTGGCTGCCGACGCTCGGCTCGCGGTGGGCGTGGAGCACCGTCGGCGGCGCGCTCGCCGCCGTCGCCGGGGTGGTCGGCTTCGCGCTGACCCGCCGCCCCCGCCGCCGCTGA